A window of the Zhongshania aliphaticivorans genome harbors these coding sequences:
- a CDS encoding TetR/AcrR family transcriptional regulator translates to MAXDVSGSKKAGPRLTNNTKPLRQTQAERREATQIKVLESACRIFGEKGYADTSLTDIADDLGLTITPIYHYFGNKKSLFLAVTESMEQEFTARLEAFSSNVEKINPINVWDMLIEMTHRQDFVRIVLSDAPIVLGRERWKDTSVVQAVSRIFREQLTLFVKSSGLSTPLSENDIELMQRMLIGCFTEAVLMLAENPDYDSRPLILKTLGLFFSGSTTNKFAS, encoded by the coding sequence TTGGCTNGAGATGTTTCAGGTTCAAAAAAGGCAGGCCCTCGCCTGACGAATAACACTAAGCCCCTTCGGCAAACTCAAGCTGAGCGTCGAGAAGCGACCCAGATAAAGGTGTTGGAAAGCGCATGCCGAATTTTTGGTGAGAAAGGCTATGCAGATACTTCGTTAACAGATATTGCTGATGATTTAGGGCTTACGATTACACCGATCTATCATTACTTCGGTAACAAAAAATCACTATTTTTAGCAGTAACTGAATCGATGGAGCAAGAATTCACCGCTAGGCTTGAGGCGTTCTCATCTAATGTAGAGAAAATTAATCCTATAAATGTTTGGGACATGCTGATTGAAATGACTCATCGTCAGGATTTTGTACGCATAGTGTTAAGTGATGCCCCTATTGTTTTAGGGCGAGAGCGCTGGAAAGATACTAGTGTAGTTCAGGCTGTTTCCAGAATCTTCAGAGAGCAACTAACTTTGTTCGTTAAGAGTAGCGGTTTATCAACTCCGTTATCGGAAAATGACATTGAGCTTATGCAAAGAATGCTAATAGGATGCTTTACTGAAGCCGTATTAATGCTAGCGGAGAACCCTGACTACGATAGCCGACCATTAATATTAAAGACACTAGGGTTATTTTTTTCTGGCAGCACAACTAACAAATTTGCGTCATGA